In Candidatus Obscuribacterales bacterium, a single window of DNA contains:
- a CDS encoding CPBP family intramembrane metalloprotease, with translation MSEQPKNAVQNIDRVALLQLTIFVEAFILLGATFWSRVSEVRLIELIDEVTTPDLLLGLGLGFVLSAVSIFLFWLGKYVKPLGDLRSIVVDQLAPIFCQLTWSDVFILAIVSGFCEEVMFRGVVQQQFGIWWASLFFGLFHCPSFKHFSYGLWALAAGLLLGWIVVYTGSLWPAIITHAVSNVLSLIFLRRAGKQATTV, from the coding sequence TTGTCTGAGCAGCCTAAAAACGCAGTCCAAAATATTGATAGAGTTGCGCTTCTGCAACTAACTATCTTTGTTGAAGCGTTCATTCTATTGGGCGCTACATTTTGGTCGCGAGTTTCCGAAGTAAGGTTGATTGAATTAATCGATGAAGTTACAACGCCAGATTTATTGCTTGGTCTAGGCTTAGGATTTGTTTTATCCGCTGTAAGTATTTTTCTTTTCTGGCTTGGAAAATACGTAAAACCACTTGGAGACTTGCGCTCAATAGTGGTTGATCAACTGGCACCAATATTTTGTCAGTTGACATGGTCTGATGTTTTTATTCTTGCAATAGTTTCCGGCTTTTGCGAAGAAGTCATGTTTCGTGGAGTTGTCCAACAACAATTCGGAATATGGTGGGCAAGTTTGTTTTTCGGATTATTTCACTGCCCCAGCTTCAAACACTTTTCCTATGGGCTCTGGGCACTCGCTGCCGGGCTGTTGCTTGGCTGGATTGTTGTCTACACGGGAAGTCTGTGGCCGGCGATCATCACGCACGCTGTTAGCAACGTGTTGTCGTTGATTTTCCTGCGTCGTGCCGGTAAACAGGCGACCACTGTCTAG
- a CDS encoding HU family DNA-binding protein: MNRAELIDEIVEITGQPKNVVRDNISAFIHIITSSILKGHKVTLVGFGTFEQRHRRARTGVNPQNPSQKLKIAAAKVPAFRAGRELKSIINGQSRLVAPKIESKSSKPSKSASSKKSAAKKPAKKTASKKKSRR; encoded by the coding sequence ATGAATAGAGCAGAATTGATCGATGAAATCGTAGAAATTACAGGACAACCGAAAAATGTTGTTCGTGATAACATCAGCGCTTTCATTCACATCATTACTTCGTCCATCCTCAAAGGACACAAGGTTACCCTCGTTGGTTTCGGTACATTCGAGCAAAGACACCGTCGCGCTCGTACCGGCGTTAACCCACAAAACCCATCGCAAAAGCTCAAGATCGCTGCAGCCAAAGTGCCAGCTTTCCGCGCTGGTCGCGAGTTGAAGTCCATCATCAACGGTCAATCCAGACTCGTTGCTCCGAAAATTGAAAGCAAATCTTCCAAGCCAAGCAAGTCTGCTTCTTCCAAGAAGTCAGCTGCTAAAAAGCCGGCTAAGAAGACCGCTTCCAAAAAGAAAAGCCGCCGTTAA